One region of Peribacillus simplex genomic DNA includes:
- a CDS encoding 5-carboxymethyl-2-hydroxymuconate Delta-isomerase, with protein MPHIIIEYTDNIKDELQIDGLLKKVNDVLISYPSIFPIGGIRSRAIELKHYRVADGSEDDAFVHAILKIGAGRHDKAKTKVCDHLFETLESHLAALFSKRYLALSMELTEFSDFGTYKKNNIHNRFK; from the coding sequence ATGCCTCATATAATTATAGAATATACCGATAATATCAAAGATGAACTCCAGATTGACGGTTTGTTAAAGAAAGTGAATGATGTATTAATCTCCTATCCTTCCATCTTTCCAATTGGAGGCATTCGATCTCGAGCCATTGAATTAAAGCATTATCGTGTTGCCGATGGTTCAGAGGATGATGCCTTTGTTCATGCCATACTAAAAATTGGCGCTGGACGCCATGACAAGGCTAAAACCAAAGTATGTGACCACCTTTTTGAAACGCTGGAGTCCCATTTGGCAGCCCTCTTCTCAAAGAGATATCTTGCCCTTTCCATGGAGCTTACGGAATTCAGTGATTTTGGCACATATAAAAAGAATAATATCCATAACCGATTTAAATAA
- the hpaB gene encoding 4-hydroxyphenylacetate 3-monooxygenase, oxygenase component, with product MPAKTGEEYINRVDNAKANVWINGEQVKDKISEHPAFKGVMKTQAELYDLQHDPGKKDIMTYISPTSNESVGASFMQPRTKEDLEKRRKMIQEWARHNNGMMGRSPDYINSGMMAYGSAADMFGTQDSAFAKNMKDYYELCREMDLSLTHTLIQPQVNRGVSAAKLPDPYIAARIAGKDSEGLIIKGARLLATQGGITDEIMVFPSTLLKQSEEENPYAFAFSIPNNTPGVKFICRESFDYGKSNFDHPLGSRFEEMDTIIVFDDVVVPWNRVFAYGDVGICNQAYNESNAVVHMTHQVVSKNIVKTEFILGILQLMVETINIGQYQHVQEKISEVIIALETVKAFITASEANAKVDKWGIMTPDFTPLNIARNYYPKIYPRFSEIMQLLGASGLMAIPNEADFNSELRPDLDKYLQSANGGAYDRVKLYRLAWDVCMSSFGTRQTLYERFFFGDPVRMASALYSGYDKQEYVDRVKEFLNRAENLAEIN from the coding sequence ATGCCGGCAAAAACAGGTGAAGAATATATTAATAGGGTAGACAACGCAAAGGCGAACGTATGGATAAATGGGGAGCAAGTAAAAGATAAAATCAGTGAACACCCAGCTTTTAAAGGGGTCATGAAAACACAGGCCGAATTATATGACCTCCAGCATGATCCCGGGAAAAAAGATATCATGACTTATATTTCACCAACCTCCAATGAAAGTGTAGGGGCCTCATTCATGCAGCCCCGGACTAAGGAAGATCTTGAAAAAAGGAGGAAAATGATTCAAGAATGGGCAAGACATAATAATGGAATGATGGGACGTTCCCCTGATTACATCAACAGTGGGATGATGGCGTATGGTTCTGCGGCGGATATGTTCGGCACTCAGGATTCGGCATTTGCTAAAAATATGAAAGATTACTATGAGCTCTGCCGGGAAATGGATTTGTCGTTGACACATACGCTGATTCAACCACAGGTTAATAGGGGAGTTAGTGCGGCAAAGCTTCCGGACCCTTACATCGCTGCACGGATTGCTGGCAAGGATTCAGAAGGGCTAATTATAAAGGGAGCCAGATTATTAGCTACACAAGGCGGAATTACGGATGAAATCATGGTTTTTCCTTCAACGTTGCTTAAACAATCAGAAGAAGAAAACCCTTATGCATTCGCATTCTCCATACCGAATAATACACCGGGGGTAAAATTCATCTGTCGTGAATCATTCGACTATGGCAAATCAAATTTTGACCATCCACTTGGCTCACGATTTGAAGAAATGGATACTATAATCGTTTTTGATGATGTAGTCGTTCCTTGGAACCGGGTATTCGCATATGGGGATGTCGGCATTTGCAACCAGGCTTATAATGAAAGCAATGCGGTTGTTCATATGACCCATCAGGTGGTATCGAAGAATATTGTCAAAACCGAGTTCATTCTGGGTATTTTGCAACTAATGGTGGAAACGATCAATATTGGGCAATACCAGCATGTTCAGGAGAAAATTTCGGAAGTCATCATAGCACTTGAAACGGTAAAAGCTTTCATTACAGCTTCGGAGGCAAACGCAAAAGTGGATAAGTGGGGAATAATGACACCGGATTTCACACCGTTAAACATTGCCCGTAATTATTATCCAAAGATTTACCCTAGATTCAGTGAAATCATGCAGCTTCTTGGGGCTAGTGGCTTAATGGCGATACCAAATGAAGCCGATTTCAATTCGGAGCTTCGACCGGATTTGGATAAATACCTTCAATCCGCTAATGGCGGGGCGTATGACAGAGTTAAACTGTATCGTCTCGCATGGGATGTATGCATGAGTTCATTTGGAACTAGGCAAACACTATATGAGCGCTTCTTTTTTGGGGATCCGGTTCGCATGGCCAGCGCTTTATATTCTGGCTATGATAAACAGGAATATGTGGACCGTGTCAAGGAGTTCTTAAACCGTGCTGAAAATCTTGCAGAAATCAACTGA
- the asnS gene encoding asparagine--tRNA ligase → MKITIKDASKFVDQEVTIGGWLASKRSSGKIAFLQIRDGSGFIQGVVVKADVGEEIFARAKSVSQETSLYVTGVIQKDERSPFGFELQVKDIEIIHESLDYPITPKAHGPEFLMDNRHLWLRSKRQHAVMKIRNEIIRATYEFFNEEGFVKVDPPILTGSAPEGTSELFATKYFDEDAYLSQSGQLYMEAAAMALGKVFSFGPTFRAEKSKTRRHLIEFWMIEPEMAFIEFKENLEVQEQFVSSIIQSVLKNCQLELNTLGRDTAKLEQIKAPFPRITYDEAIKFLHEQGFDDIQWGDDFGAPHETAIAESYDKPVFITHYPTKIKPFYMQPAPDREEVVLCADLIAPEGYGEIIGGSERIHDQELLEQRINEHGLSEDAYKWYMELRKYGSVPHSGFGLGLERTVAWISGVEHVRETIPFPRLLNRLYP, encoded by the coding sequence GTGAAAATTACAATAAAAGATGCTAGCAAATTCGTCGATCAAGAAGTTACCATTGGAGGCTGGCTTGCCAGCAAACGTTCCAGTGGTAAAATTGCATTCCTTCAAATCCGTGATGGCTCAGGTTTCATTCAAGGTGTCGTCGTGAAAGCTGATGTGGGTGAAGAAATTTTTGCACGTGCGAAATCGGTTTCGCAAGAGACATCCTTGTATGTAACAGGTGTCATTCAAAAGGATGAACGCTCGCCGTTCGGTTTTGAGTTACAAGTGAAAGATATTGAAATCATTCATGAATCATTGGATTATCCCATTACACCTAAAGCACATGGTCCTGAATTCTTAATGGATAACCGCCATTTGTGGCTGCGTTCAAAACGACAGCATGCAGTCATGAAAATCCGGAATGAAATAATCCGTGCTACATATGAATTCTTTAATGAAGAAGGTTTCGTTAAAGTCGATCCCCCAATTTTAACAGGAAGCGCACCAGAGGGAACGAGTGAATTGTTCGCCACTAAATACTTTGATGAGGATGCATATCTTTCACAAAGTGGTCAGCTTTATATGGAAGCGGCAGCAATGGCACTAGGGAAGGTATTTTCCTTTGGACCTACTTTCAGGGCGGAAAAATCCAAAACAAGACGGCATTTAATCGAGTTCTGGATGATTGAACCAGAAATGGCTTTCATCGAATTCAAAGAAAATCTGGAGGTTCAGGAACAATTCGTATCTTCCATCATCCAATCTGTTTTGAAAAACTGTCAGCTTGAGTTGAATACGCTGGGCCGTGACACAGCGAAGCTTGAACAAATTAAAGCTCCTTTCCCTCGTATTACATATGATGAAGCCATAAAGTTCCTTCATGAACAAGGATTTGATGATATCCAATGGGGTGATGATTTTGGAGCACCGCACGAAACTGCGATAGCAGAAAGTTATGATAAGCCAGTCTTCATAACTCATTATCCAACCAAAATCAAACCTTTTTATATGCAGCCTGCTCCTGACAGGGAAGAAGTCGTTCTTTGTGCCGATTTGATTGCTCCGGAAGGGTACGGAGAAATAATTGGCGGCTCGGAGCGGATTCATGATCAGGAATTGCTTGAACAGAGAATCAATGAGCATGGCTTGAGCGAAGATGCTTACAAATGGTATATGGAATTAAGAAAATACGGATCTGTACCGCATTCAGGCTTCGGTTTGGGGTTAGAACGTACCGTTGCTTGGATCAGTGGTGTTGAACATGTCCGTGAAACCATTCCGTTCCCACGTCTATTAAATCGTTTATATCCTTGA
- a CDS encoding penicillin-binding protein 1A, which translates to MAEKYNTREERRKQGQTQKKEPNKGPKKPTNMLKRIFLILVTIGIIGLVGGGAAMAYFISDAPKLDEKLLKDPVTSKILDENGKLLAEVGTENRDYVNYEDIPKRVEDAFLATEDSRFYKHHGVDFLRLGSAVIANFKHGFGSEGASTLTQQVIKRSYLTPDKTIKRKVQEMWLAIQLERKYTKQEIFEMYVNKIFFANRANGILTASHTYYGKELSELKLNEVAMLVGLPQSPSRYNPYLHPERAKERRDIVLHLMNKHGYITEQEMKNAQSIDITEGLQEIDKSKKDTTAYDAFIDLVIEEVGQMGDYNVFTDGLEIHTTIDKDAQEYVYKMLNGNEIINYPSKDLQAGVTLIDTKTGEIKAVGGGRNTTVKRGWNYATDAKRSPGSTIKPILDYGPAVEYLNWSTYHPIKDEEYTYSDGTPLKNASGRHYGTVTAREALARSLNIPALKTLQAVGLDRARDFAVDLGMPFKNEISESAAIGGGQDVSTLELAGAYSSFGNNGIYNKPHSVTKIVLRDKTTIKNKTESKPVMKDSTAFIVTDMLKSVIKEPYGTGRLANIPNLPVAGKTGSTNFTPDQRARNNIPASGVKDSWMAGYTTNYTVAVWAGYDNAPGNKMEYLGDSSQRIPKSIFKNLMEHMAQSKETKDFNQPDSVVKVGIIKGSNPAVKANQYTPSDKITYEYYVKGHEPTQVTTEYEKVDSPGINASYDKESNEINLSWSYPKGNAKFEVMMSVDGGAQSVLKKSKDTSLTIPNPTPGSKYTFSVVAIVDNQQSDPASTSVEIPAEAEDPKGTDEEIKDPAEGENPEQETPAEGEKDKQDEDKNNNGNNGNGSGNENGIDNGNTDNNGNGNNPDDGKGNKDDEDVGGGDIVTDPGTVEEEKPGETPDPIPAPEPEKEKDKDKENKD; encoded by the coding sequence GTTACAATCGGAATTATAGGCTTGGTTGGCGGAGGAGCTGCAATGGCTTACTTTATAAGCGATGCTCCAAAACTTGATGAAAAGCTTTTAAAAGATCCAGTCACATCCAAAATTCTCGATGAAAATGGTAAATTGCTAGCCGAAGTCGGAACAGAAAACCGGGATTATGTAAATTATGAAGACATTCCCAAACGAGTCGAAGATGCTTTCCTGGCTACGGAAGATTCACGCTTTTATAAACACCACGGGGTGGATTTCTTGCGTCTGGGCAGTGCCGTCATAGCCAACTTCAAACACGGATTCGGCTCAGAGGGTGCAAGTACATTGACGCAGCAGGTTATCAAGCGTTCTTATTTAACACCTGATAAGACCATTAAAAGGAAAGTCCAGGAAATGTGGCTAGCCATACAGCTGGAAAGAAAATATACAAAACAAGAAATTTTCGAAATGTATGTGAATAAGATTTTCTTTGCAAATCGTGCAAACGGGATATTAACTGCTTCCCATACTTATTATGGAAAAGAACTAAGCGAATTGAAATTGAATGAAGTGGCCATGCTTGTAGGTTTACCGCAAAGCCCAAGCCGTTATAACCCTTATTTACACCCAGAACGCGCGAAAGAACGCCGTGATATTGTCCTTCACTTAATGAATAAACATGGATATATCACTGAACAGGAAATGAAAAATGCACAAAGCATCGATATAACAGAAGGACTTCAAGAAATCGATAAAAGCAAAAAAGACACGACTGCTTATGATGCATTCATCGATTTGGTCATTGAGGAAGTCGGACAAATGGGTGACTATAACGTCTTTACCGATGGTTTGGAAATCCATACGACCATTGATAAAGATGCCCAAGAATATGTCTATAAAATGTTGAACGGTAATGAAATCATCAATTATCCAAGTAAAGATCTCCAAGCTGGAGTTACCTTAATAGATACTAAAACTGGTGAAATTAAAGCAGTTGGCGGCGGCAGGAACACGACGGTTAAACGCGGCTGGAATTATGCAACGGACGCCAAGCGTTCACCTGGTTCGACCATTAAGCCAATTCTGGATTATGGTCCTGCCGTAGAATATTTAAATTGGTCCACCTACCATCCAATCAAAGATGAGGAATATACCTACAGTGATGGAACACCGCTTAAAAATGCTTCCGGGAGACATTATGGTACTGTAACAGCTCGCGAAGCACTAGCACGGTCATTAAATATCCCTGCCTTAAAGACGCTTCAAGCAGTCGGCTTGGACCGGGCGCGTGATTTTGCCGTTGACCTTGGCATGCCTTTCAAGAATGAAATAAGTGAATCTGCTGCAATTGGAGGCGGTCAAGACGTTTCTACGCTTGAACTTGCCGGTGCATACAGTTCATTCGGAAACAACGGTATTTATAATAAACCGCATAGTGTGACAAAGATTGTTTTACGTGACAAAACCACCATCAAAAACAAGACGGAATCGAAACCGGTCATGAAAGATTCCACGGCTTTCATCGTGACGGACATGTTGAAGAGCGTCATTAAAGAACCTTATGGAACAGGAAGGCTAGCCAATATACCTAATCTTCCAGTAGCCGGTAAAACGGGTTCAACCAATTTCACGCCTGACCAGCGTGCACGGAACAACATCCCAGCCTCCGGTGTAAAAGATAGCTGGATGGCGGGTTATACAACCAATTATACAGTCGCAGTATGGGCTGGATATGATAATGCACCAGGCAATAAAATGGAATATCTTGGCGATTCATCTCAAAGGATCCCTAAATCAATTTTCAAGAACTTGATGGAACATATGGCTCAGTCAAAAGAAACGAAAGACTTTAATCAACCTGACAGTGTTGTGAAGGTTGGAATCATAAAAGGTTCCAATCCAGCTGTTAAAGCCAATCAATATACACCAAGCGATAAAATCACTTATGAATATTATGTTAAAGGTCACGAGCCAACACAAGTGACGACAGAATATGAGAAAGTCGATTCACCTGGCATTAACGCTTCTTACGATAAGGAAAGTAATGAAATCAATCTATCATGGTCATATCCTAAAGGTAATGCCAAATTCGAGGTTATGATGTCCGTTGATGGCGGAGCACAGAGCGTGTTAAAAAAATCGAAGGATACTAGTTTAACGATCCCTAATCCAACCCCTGGAAGTAAATATACTTTCTCAGTGGTAGCCATAGTGGATAACCAACAAAGTGATCCTGCCAGTACATCGGTCGAAATCCCTGCAGAAGCGGAAGATCCTAAGGGTACTGACGAGGAGATTAAAGATCCGGCAGAGGGTGAAAATCCGGAACAAGAAACTCCTGCTGAAGGTGAAAAAGATAAGCAAGACGAAGATAAAAATAACAACGGCAACAATGGCAACGGCAGTGGAAATGAAAATGGAATTGATAATGGAAACACTGATAATAATGGAAATGGAAACAATCCTGATGATGGAAAAGGCAATAAGGATGATGAAGACGTTGGAGGTGGGGATATTGTCACCGACCCTGGGACTGTAGAAGAAGAAAAACCAGGCGAAACCCCTGACCCTATCCCGGCTCCTGAACCAGAAAAAGAGAAAGACAAGGATAAAGAAAACAAAGATTAA
- the nth gene encoding endonuclease III has protein sequence MLNKAQVRYCLDTMGEMFPDAHCELNHSNPFELVIAVALSAQCTDVLVNKVTKDLFQKYKRPEDYISVPVEELENDIRSIGLFRNKAKNIQKLSRMLIEEYGKEVPRDRDELVKLPGVGRKTANVVVSVAYDVPAIAVDTHVERLSKRLGLCRWKDSVLDVEKTLMAKIPKDEWSVTHHRLIFFGRYHCKAQSPRCETCPLLEVCREGKKRMKRKEAN, from the coding sequence ATGTTGAATAAAGCTCAAGTTCGATATTGTCTGGATACAATGGGTGAAATGTTTCCAGATGCCCATTGTGAACTGAATCACTCCAATCCATTTGAATTGGTGATTGCTGTTGCTCTGTCAGCTCAATGTACGGATGTATTAGTGAATAAAGTCACGAAGGATTTATTTCAAAAATATAAAAGGCCTGAGGATTACATAAGCGTTCCGGTAGAAGAGTTGGAAAATGACATTCGCTCAATCGGTTTGTTTCGTAACAAGGCTAAGAACATTCAAAAGTTGTCGCGAATGCTGATCGAAGAATACGGTAAAGAAGTTCCCAGGGATCGTGATGAGCTTGTTAAATTGCCTGGCGTGGGCAGAAAGACGGCGAATGTAGTCGTTTCAGTTGCGTATGATGTGCCAGCGATAGCTGTAGATACCCATGTAGAGAGGCTTTCCAAGCGCCTGGGATTATGCCGCTGGAAGGATAGTGTCCTCGATGTTGAGAAAACGTTGATGGCTAAGATACCGAAGGATGAATGGTCCGTTACGCATCACCGTCTGATATTCTTTGGACGCTATCATTGCAAGGCACAGTCACCAAGATGTGAAACCTGCCCACTCCTAGAAGTATGCCGTGAAGGAAAAAAAAGAATGAAAAGGAAAGAAGCCAATTGA
- a CDS encoding YpoC family protein, whose product MTQSISLKVPAELDHPFFFPEKETILEKECYTGWNGSIPFEAFPYEILYYNNVVSYAPWTKGAMHIKELLEKWKGIDTECSILFSERKAGRTLGLMKQGIGLFLNAVFWMHGKPVVLSDCRVQIESFYNIPVNAAERVSFILARPASFHSYRQLSELFREFEKLYVKFMTINKNNRNV is encoded by the coding sequence TTGACGCAGTCCATATCATTAAAAGTCCCGGCCGAATTGGACCATCCGTTCTTTTTCCCTGAAAAGGAAACCATTTTGGAAAAAGAATGCTATACAGGATGGAATGGATCAATCCCATTCGAGGCTTTCCCGTATGAGATACTTTATTATAATAATGTAGTGTCGTATGCTCCTTGGACCAAGGGGGCAATGCATATAAAGGAACTACTGGAAAAATGGAAGGGAATAGATACTGAATGCAGCATACTATTTTCAGAGCGAAAAGCGGGAAGGACCTTGGGACTCATGAAGCAGGGTATCGGTTTATTTTTAAATGCAGTCTTCTGGATGCATGGAAAGCCAGTGGTATTGAGTGACTGCCGAGTGCAAATAGAGTCCTTTTATAATATTCCGGTGAACGCGGCTGAAAGGGTTTCTTTCATCCTTGCAAGACCCGCTTCTTTCCATTCTTATAGACAACTTAGTGAGTTGTTCCGAGAATTTGAGAAACTATATGTGAAGTTCATGACCATAAATAAGAATAATAGAAACGTCTAA
- a CDS encoding LysR family transcriptional regulator has protein sequence MDIRQLKYFVTIVQEKQVTKAAKKLHMAQPPLSQQLKLMEMEIGEKLFDRNGKKLELTETGKVLYKKAEALLNQFEESLLEVKEVSKGVKGTLSIGSVKTCFSYIPQRMRTFRVEYPDIRFKLMEGDTFRLTEGLINREIELAIVRLPINGKQFSAINLQPEDFVLVTPKDWDIPDSIEFKHIKEFPLLLLHRVSGQGTYELIVDECFRHGFEPAIVCECPDAAMILSLVKEGIGATIMPRTTSKSFSTQGIKIVEFKDCAVKSEAALIWLEDRYLSKGAVKFLETFSE, from the coding sequence ATGGACATCCGGCAGTTAAAGTATTTTGTGACCATCGTTCAGGAAAAACAAGTAACAAAAGCCGCAAAAAAATTACATATGGCCCAACCGCCTCTTAGCCAGCAGCTTAAATTAATGGAAATGGAAATCGGTGAAAAGCTTTTCGATCGGAATGGAAAGAAACTTGAACTCACTGAAACTGGCAAGGTCCTATATAAAAAAGCTGAAGCTCTATTAAACCAGTTTGAAGAATCCCTACTGGAAGTGAAGGAAGTCAGTAAAGGTGTAAAGGGCACTCTTTCCATAGGATCTGTAAAAACTTGCTTTTCTTACATTCCGCAAAGGATGAGAACCTTTAGAGTTGAATACCCTGACATACGCTTCAAGTTAATGGAAGGAGATACGTTCCGTTTGACGGAAGGCTTAATAAACAGGGAAATCGAGTTGGCCATTGTACGGCTTCCTATTAATGGTAAGCAATTCTCAGCGATTAACCTTCAGCCGGAAGATTTTGTGCTTGTCACCCCAAAAGATTGGGATATCCCAGACTCCATTGAATTTAAACATATTAAAGAATTTCCCCTTTTATTGCTGCATAGGGTTAGCGGTCAAGGTACTTATGAACTTATCGTGGATGAATGCTTCAGACATGGATTTGAACCTGCCATTGTATGTGAATGTCCTGATGCAGCAATGATATTATCTTTAGTGAAAGAAGGAATAGGTGCTACTATCATGCCGCGCACCACCTCTAAATCTTTTTCAACTCAGGGTATAAAAATAGTCGAATTCAAAGATTGTGCAGTAAAATCGGAAGCCGCCCTTATATGGCTCGAAGACCGCTACCTTTCCAAAGGCGCCGTCAAATTTCTAGAAACTTTTTCTGAATGA
- a CDS encoding DnaD domain-containing protein, translating to MNKEHLYAWFKEGTITIPSFLLTNYKTMGLNEQEMVLLLQLQSFIDKGNHFPAPSQLSDRMTLQETECLFLIQRLVQRGFVEMVVEGSQEIGQEKYSLAPLYEKMMDCFLKTLKQSESAEVQKAGESLYTIFEQEFGRPLSPFECETLAMWMEDDHQPEIIKTALRESVISGKLNFRYIDRILFEWKKNGIKTLEQAREQGKKFRVHQKRDRKTETAQPLKDVPFYNWLEQ from the coding sequence ATGAATAAAGAACATTTATATGCGTGGTTTAAGGAAGGAACGATAACGATTCCATCCTTTTTGTTGACTAACTATAAGACAATGGGACTGAATGAACAAGAAATGGTCCTATTATTACAATTGCAAAGCTTTATCGATAAAGGTAACCATTTCCCTGCACCATCCCAACTATCTGACCGAATGACATTACAGGAAACGGAATGTCTATTCTTAATCCAGCGTTTGGTTCAAAGGGGATTTGTTGAAATGGTGGTTGAAGGAAGTCAAGAAATCGGACAGGAAAAATATTCGTTGGCTCCACTTTATGAAAAAATGATGGACTGCTTCTTAAAAACTTTGAAACAGTCAGAGTCAGCTGAGGTCCAAAAAGCGGGAGAGAGCCTTTATACGATTTTTGAACAGGAGTTCGGCCGCCCTTTATCTCCATTTGAATGTGAAACATTGGCAATGTGGATGGAGGACGACCATCAACCTGAAATCATTAAGACAGCTCTTAGGGAGTCAGTCATTTCCGGTAAATTGAATTTCCGATACATTGATCGAATTTTGTTCGAGTGGAAAAAGAATGGAATTAAAACCTTGGAACAGGCAAGGGAGCAAGGAAAAAAATTTAGAGTGCATCAAAAGAGGGACCGAAAAACGGAAACTGCACAACCATTGAAAGATGTGCCCTTTTATAACTGGCTCGAGCAGTAA
- a CDS encoding fumarylacetoacetate hydrolase family protein, which translates to MKRARVAYAGAIHLASEYNGRLQLTDGRFVNEQDVVWLPPVEPRTVFALGLNYADHAKELAFKAPEEPLAFLKGPNTFIGHRGQTRRPSDASYMHYECELAVVIGKKAKNIKKVDAFKYVSGYTIANDYAIRDYLENYYRPNLKVKNRDTCTPIGPWLVDAEDIPDPSNLSIKTYVNKKLTQEGNTKDMIFSIADLIEYFSGFMTLSPGDIILTGTPEGLADTAVGDEITTEIEGIGKLVSTIVGDDIFREDGDRSHLKIHN; encoded by the coding sequence ATGAAGAGAGCCCGTGTAGCCTATGCAGGTGCCATACATCTAGCAAGTGAATATAATGGCCGGCTTCAATTGACGGATGGCCGGTTTGTCAATGAGCAAGATGTTGTCTGGCTTCCCCCGGTGGAACCCCGTACTGTATTCGCGCTTGGCTTGAATTATGCCGACCATGCGAAGGAGCTGGCTTTTAAAGCCCCGGAAGAACCCCTTGCGTTCTTAAAAGGGCCAAATACCTTTATCGGGCACCGGGGACAGACAAGACGGCCTTCTGATGCATCTTATATGCATTATGAATGTGAACTGGCAGTCGTCATCGGTAAAAAGGCGAAGAACATAAAAAAAGTAGACGCCTTTAAGTATGTAAGTGGATATACCATTGCAAATGATTATGCAATACGGGATTATCTGGAGAATTACTACCGGCCAAACTTAAAGGTCAAAAATCGCGATACCTGCACCCCAATTGGACCGTGGCTAGTGGATGCCGAAGATATTCCAGATCCTTCGAATCTTTCCATCAAGACATACGTCAACAAAAAATTGACTCAGGAAGGCAACACGAAAGACATGATATTCAGCATTGCTGATTTAATTGAATATTTCAGCGGCTTCATGACATTGAGTCCAGGCGATATCATATTGACAGGCACACCCGAAGGATTGGCGGATACTGCTGTAGGTGATGAAATCACCACTGAAATTGAAGGTATCGGAAAACTCGTTAGCACAATAGTCGGTGATGATATATTTAGAGAAGACGGGGATCGGTCGCATTTAAAAATTCATAATTAA
- a CDS encoding fumarylacetoacetate hydrolase family protein, with amino-acid sequence MAKARVKLKKSDYSEEMDILSDGYILKNGDKYDVSQIKVDIPISGTVYGTLLNYKGSLEALKEKIGHPPYNEPPKGPILYIKPRNTFSSFSTPVPLPNGIPELEIGAALGIVINKTATRVKKEHASDYIEGFTIVNDISIPHESVYRPAIRYKARDGFCPIGPWVVSKESISNPDSLGIRVFINGELRQENSTVNLIRSISHLIEDVTDFMTLNSGDVLLVGVPENAPLAKADDHIRIEIDEIGYLENTIISEVKLSKEGVL; translated from the coding sequence ATGGCAAAAGCAAGAGTGAAACTAAAGAAGTCAGATTATTCGGAAGAAATGGATATATTGTCGGACGGTTATATATTAAAGAACGGTGATAAATACGATGTATCCCAAATAAAGGTGGATATCCCTATTTCAGGGACTGTATATGGGACATTATTAAACTATAAAGGATCATTGGAAGCATTGAAGGAAAAGATCGGCCACCCTCCTTATAATGAGCCTCCTAAAGGGCCGATCCTTTATATTAAACCTAGAAACACGTTTTCTTCTTTTTCAACTCCAGTTCCCCTTCCAAATGGTATACCTGAATTGGAAATCGGGGCGGCCCTTGGAATAGTGATCAATAAAACGGCCACTAGGGTCAAGAAAGAACATGCATCGGATTATATAGAAGGTTTTACGATCGTCAATGATATTAGCATTCCGCATGAAAGCGTTTACCGTCCTGCGATTCGTTATAAAGCCCGAGATGGATTTTGCCCGATCGGCCCCTGGGTCGTATCCAAGGAATCCATATCCAACCCCGATTCATTAGGAATCCGTGTATTTATAAATGGGGAGCTCAGGCAAGAAAATTCAACTGTAAATCTAATTCGCTCCATTTCCCACCTCATTGAGGATGTAACAGACTTCATGACTCTGAATTCGGGTGACGTCCTTCTAGTTGGAGTTCCTGAGAATGCACCACTGGCAAAAGCCGATGATCATATTAGAATTGAAATTGACGAAATCGGATATTTGGAAAATACAATCATTTCGGAAGTAAAGCTATCAAAGGAGGGGGTTTTATGA